One window from the genome of Myxococcaceae bacterium encodes:
- a CDS encoding glycosyltransferase family 4 protein — MSKKIIYLVTEDYYFLSHRLPIAKAALSNGYEVVVATHITAGKELIEKEGIRVIPTLFGRSNKNIGFQIKSFIQLVLIFRREKPKLVHCVALKSVLFGNIAARIAGVKDLINTIAGLGLIFTDERKKYQIFSWVARISARALLSRPRTVTIVQNSDDLSELKKMVFSADVVLIKGSGVDCDRFVPSPEPKGPIVVSLIARMIAHKGIFEFIEASRILKQRGLHIVFQLVGGVDYGYDANISEKQIRSWESGNLVRWLGQRGDIVEVIKRSHIIALPSYREGLPKALLEAAASGRPMVAFDTPGCREVVLDGLTGFLVKAKDAIALADAIQRLASDAMIRHRMGTMARRLACDQFSNQRIAELTLDIYKSVL; from the coding sequence ATGTCTAAAAAAATAATTTATCTTGTGACGGAAGATTATTATTTTTTATCGCATCGATTGCCAATAGCAAAAGCAGCGTTGTCAAATGGCTATGAAGTAGTTGTGGCCACACACATTACGGCTGGAAAAGAGCTCATCGAAAAGGAGGGAATTCGAGTCATTCCAACGCTTTTTGGAAGATCAAACAAGAATATTGGGTTCCAGATTAAGAGCTTCATTCAGCTGGTTTTGATTTTTAGAAGAGAGAAGCCGAAGCTCGTTCATTGCGTGGCTCTAAAATCTGTTCTTTTTGGCAATATTGCAGCTCGAATAGCAGGGGTCAAAGATCTGATCAACACAATTGCAGGTCTTGGGTTGATTTTTACGGATGAGCGTAAAAAATATCAAATATTTTCATGGGTTGCTCGAATTTCAGCTCGAGCTTTATTATCTAGGCCGAGGACAGTGACGATCGTCCAAAATAGTGATGATCTTTCAGAGCTCAAAAAAATGGTTTTTTCTGCTGACGTTGTCTTGATCAAAGGTTCTGGAGTTGATTGCGATAGATTTGTTCCATCTCCTGAACCGAAAGGGCCTATCGTCGTATCATTAATCGCGCGTATGATAGCGCATAAAGGTATTTTCGAGTTTATAGAGGCAAGCCGGATACTGAAACAACGAGGCCTTCATATTGTTTTTCAATTGGTGGGTGGAGTGGATTATGGATACGATGCCAATATTTCGGAAAAGCAAATTCGATCTTGGGAGTCTGGCAATCTGGTTCGTTGGTTGGGCCAACGTGGGGATATTGTGGAGGTGATCAAAAGATCGCATATTATCGCGTTGCCAAGCTACCGTGAGGGCTTACCTAAAGCTTTGCTTGAAGCAGCAGCGTCAGGCCGTCCTATGGTTGCTTTTGATACGCCAGGTTGCCGAGAAGTCGTTTTGGACGGATTGACTGGCTTTTTGGTCAAGGCAAAAGATGCCATTGCCTTAGCAGATGCCATTCAAAGGCTTGCATCCGATGCCATGATTCGTCATCGCATGGGGACCATGGCACGAAGATTGGCTTGTGATCAGTTCTCAAACCAAAGAATCGCTGAACTTACATTGGATATCTACAAGAGCGTTCTCTAA
- a CDS encoding undecaprenyl/decaprenyl-phosphate alpha-N-acetylglucosaminyl 1-phosphate transferase has translation MMHHTVSVYVTSSALAFLSSALLIYLIRLFSLRFEILDHVSERKIHQQPTSRLGGVAVFISTFSVFFFSQPFVREQTPFLWGCLASFVLGFYDDIKGLSSNIKLIFQILLSLLVCWAGFVIQDVRLFGFVWNLGLLSWPVTIFWFVACMNAINLIDGSDGLCAGVVSVSAACLLCLSSYLFLAVFLSTLIAFVVYNFPPASIFMGDGGSYFIGFVMAFYAISVSSNALGETDFLVAILFLALPFTDTFLTILRRFKAGIPIFSPDTGHIHHCLLRRGISKEKTMLLLVGAQGVFSLFACLIYWGNYWSVVLGIVGSLILFSFLVREVLFLSMAQPMKS, from the coding sequence ATGATGCATCATACAGTATCGGTTTACGTTACTTCTTCTGCCTTAGCTTTTTTGTCTTCAGCACTATTAATTTATTTAATTCGCCTATTCTCACTTCGCTTTGAAATTCTCGATCACGTCTCTGAGAGAAAAATACACCAGCAACCTACGTCCAGGCTTGGAGGAGTTGCTGTTTTTATTTCAACGTTTTCTGTATTTTTCTTTAGTCAACCGTTCGTGAGAGAGCAGACACCCTTCTTATGGGGCTGTTTGGCAAGTTTTGTGCTTGGATTCTACGATGATATCAAGGGATTATCCTCAAACATAAAATTGATTTTTCAAATCTTGCTATCGCTCTTGGTTTGCTGGGCAGGGTTTGTCATTCAAGACGTGCGCTTATTCGGATTTGTTTGGAATCTGGGGCTCTTGTCATGGCCAGTGACTATTTTTTGGTTTGTTGCTTGTATGAACGCGATTAATTTAATCGATGGATCGGATGGCTTGTGTGCAGGCGTGGTAAGCGTGAGCGCCGCATGCCTGTTGTGTTTGTCTTCCTATCTATTCTTAGCGGTGTTTCTTTCTACGCTGATAGCGTTTGTCGTTTATAATTTTCCACCTGCATCCATTTTTATGGGCGATGGAGGAAGCTATTTCATAGGTTTTGTGATGGCTTTTTATGCTATATCCGTGTCTTCCAATGCGCTCGGTGAAACCGATTTTCTCGTGGCCATCTTATTCTTGGCGCTACCCTTCACGGATACGTTCTTGACGATTTTAAGGAGGTTTAAGGCGGGCATTCCCATTTTTTCACCGGATACAGGGCATATACATCACTGTTTACTCCGACGAGGAATTTCGAAAGAAAAGACGATGCTTCTGCTTGTAGGAGCCCAGGGTGTATTTAGTCTATTCGCTTGTTTGATCTATTGGGGGAACTATTGGTCCGTTGTGCTGGGTATAGTGGGTAGCCTTATTTTGTTTTCATTTTTGGTTCGAGAAGTGTTGTTCTTAAGCATGGCACAGCCAATGAAAAGTTGA
- the hemE gene encoding uroporphyrinogen decarboxylase, whose product MEFLKALRKEPTSKTPVWLMRQAGRYMKVYRELREKHSLLELVQNPELACEVTLQPIRAFQLDAAIIFSDILPILGTLGLKLDFVKGEGPVLENPIRTSNQIKSLEPRDLEESIGSTLKAIRLVKPELKVPLIGFSGAPFTLACYAIEGSSSREHRLAKTLMYSKPEAWHQLMSILTKLTAQYLKAQAAAGADVLQIFDSWVGALGPAEYRLFVLPHLQKLVEQVRETGKPVIYFSTGTAGYLDLVAEVGADAYSVDWRVSLQRAHRQLGVQKPIQGNLDPLALLAPWDVLKKQIDQVVEQAPETGYVFNLGHGILQQTPEDQVRRLTDYLKV is encoded by the coding sequence ATGGAATTCCTAAAAGCCCTCCGAAAAGAACCTACCTCCAAGACACCCGTATGGCTCATGCGTCAAGCAGGGCGCTACATGAAAGTCTACCGAGAGCTGCGCGAAAAGCATTCGTTGCTCGAGCTCGTCCAAAATCCAGAATTGGCTTGCGAAGTTACGCTTCAACCCATTCGAGCGTTTCAGCTCGACGCAGCCATTATTTTCTCGGATATCTTGCCAATTCTCGGAACACTGGGTCTCAAACTCGACTTTGTCAAAGGCGAAGGACCGGTTTTGGAGAATCCCATCCGGACTTCAAACCAAATCAAAAGCCTTGAACCAAGAGACCTTGAAGAATCCATTGGCTCGACTTTAAAAGCGATTCGTTTGGTGAAGCCCGAGCTCAAAGTCCCCCTCATTGGTTTCTCAGGTGCTCCGTTTACTTTAGCTTGTTACGCGATCGAAGGCAGCTCGAGCCGAGAACACCGACTCGCCAAGACCTTGATGTATTCCAAACCCGAAGCTTGGCACCAACTCATGAGTATTCTCACCAAGCTCACAGCGCAGTATCTAAAAGCCCAAGCGGCAGCAGGAGCCGATGTTTTGCAGATTTTTGACAGCTGGGTAGGCGCTCTAGGGCCTGCTGAGTATCGACTCTTCGTCTTGCCGCATCTTCAGAAACTGGTTGAACAAGTCCGAGAGACCGGCAAACCCGTTATTTATTTTTCAACAGGAACAGCGGGCTATTTGGATTTAGTGGCGGAAGTTGGCGCGGATGCCTACAGCGTGGATTGGCGTGTCTCGCTTCAAAGAGCTCACCGACAGCTGGGTGTACAAAAACCCATCCAAGGCAATCTGGACCCTCTGGCCTTGCTTGCCCCCTGGGACGTGCTCAAAAAACAAATCGATCAAGTTGTGGAGCAAGCACCTGAAACAGGTTATGTTTTCAATTTAGGCCATGGAATTTTGCAACAAACTCCGGAAGACCAGGTTCGACGATTGACGGATTATCTCAAGGTTTAA
- the hemB gene encoding porphobilinogen synthase, whose translation MSFFPNYPIQRPTRLRNSPTLRSLVQETRLSVHDLILPIFVREEGPKKAISSMPGHFQHNLLSLKEEIHEIYQLGIRTVMLFGIPAHKDNHGTSNLHDEGIAAQAIRQIKNQFPGLCVISDLCLCDYSDHGHCFVLDTPSQRFLNEDTLHYLSKASVVHARAGADLIAPSGMVDGMIAAIRSSLDESGYTQIPTLSYAAKYASAFYGPFREAAECQPSFGNRRSYQMDPANSREAMKEMSLDISEGADMLMVKPAGLYLDIIQQARKAFSVPIAAYQVSGEYAMMHAAAQNGWLDLKDAALESLTAIQRAGADMILTYFAKDFARWNS comes from the coding sequence ATGAGTTTCTTTCCTAATTACCCGATTCAACGACCCACGCGCCTGCGAAATTCTCCAACGCTTCGAAGCTTGGTTCAAGAAACACGGCTCAGCGTTCACGATCTCATTCTGCCCATTTTTGTGAGAGAAGAAGGCCCCAAAAAAGCGATTTCATCGATGCCAGGCCATTTTCAGCACAATTTGCTCAGTTTGAAAGAAGAAATCCACGAAATCTACCAACTCGGCATTCGTACGGTGATGCTGTTCGGAATACCCGCCCACAAAGATAATCACGGCACTTCGAATCTACACGACGAGGGTATTGCAGCTCAAGCCATCCGGCAAATCAAAAATCAATTTCCGGGCCTGTGCGTCATTTCAGATCTGTGCCTCTGCGATTACTCCGATCATGGGCATTGCTTCGTCCTTGATACGCCTTCACAGCGATTTTTAAACGAAGATACGCTTCACTATTTATCCAAAGCTTCCGTGGTTCATGCACGCGCAGGAGCCGATTTGATTGCACCCTCTGGGATGGTTGATGGAATGATTGCGGCCATTCGATCGAGCCTGGATGAATCTGGCTACACACAAATACCGACTCTCAGCTACGCAGCCAAATATGCCAGCGCTTTTTACGGCCCATTCCGCGAAGCCGCTGAATGCCAACCCAGTTTTGGCAATCGAAGATCCTACCAGATGGATCCTGCAAACAGCCGAGAAGCGATGAAAGAAATGAGCCTCGATATCTCAGAAGGCGCAGACATGCTCATGGTCAAACCCGCGGGCCTTTATTTGGATATCATTCAGCAAGCCCGAAAAGCCTTTTCGGTTCCCATTGCTGCCTATCAAGTGAGCGGAGAGTATGCGATGATGCACGCGGCCGCTCAGAATGGCTGGCTGGATCTGAAAGACGCTGCGCTCGAAAGTCTCACAGCCATCCAGCGCGCAGGCGCGGATATGATTTTAACCTATTTTGCGAAAGACTTTGCTCGATGGAATTCCTAA
- a CDS encoding uroporphyrinogen-III synthase, whose amino-acid sequence MSILENKRILVTRSEKQNESIAQKLRDAGALPALFPCLENHLRAYTPPTKHYDWVIYTSSNAYQALPHTQVQSQNVAAVGLSTIPQGLASLIPDSTFTSFELAKRFASFVPQRILLPHGDRSSEELLHALRAQGHQVDPICVYSTQIPQHPTPFPNETLDAILFFSPSAAIHFLALTGSNAQDWKLPIACLGPTTFQAAQQLRYPNCLKSSKQSIDGIIQRLEAYFR is encoded by the coding sequence ATGAGTATCTTAGAAAATAAACGGATTTTGGTCACTCGATCGGAAAAGCAAAACGAATCCATCGCTCAAAAACTTCGAGATGCAGGAGCCTTACCCGCACTCTTCCCCTGCCTTGAAAACCATTTGCGTGCCTATACTCCGCCAACCAAGCATTATGATTGGGTCATCTATACGAGCTCCAATGCTTATCAAGCTCTCCCACATACCCAAGTGCAAAGCCAAAACGTTGCAGCAGTCGGCCTTTCAACGATTCCCCAGGGACTTGCAAGCCTCATTCCAGATTCAACCTTTACCTCATTCGAGCTGGCAAAACGATTTGCCTCGTTCGTTCCGCAGCGAATTTTATTGCCACACGGAGATCGTTCCAGCGAAGAGTTGCTTCACGCTTTGCGGGCTCAGGGTCATCAAGTGGATCCAATCTGCGTTTACTCAACGCAAATTCCCCAACACCCGACCCCTTTCCCGAACGAAACCTTGGATGCCATTTTATTCTTCAGCCCATCGGCAGCCATTCATTTTTTAGCCTTGACGGGCTCTAACGCGCAAGACTGGAAACTGCCGATTGCCTGTTTGGGTCCAACAACTTTTCAAGCCGCTCAACAACTTCGGTATCCGAATTGCTTAAAATCCTCTAAGCAATCCATCGATGGAATCATTCAACGATTGGAGGCCTATTTTCGATGA
- the hemC gene encoding hydroxymethylbilane synthase, translating into MGAVQEALEKAWPNRSFAIQTRETHGDRNAQAPLPEIGGQGLFTAELGLALSAGEIDLAVHSHKDLPIEQPRDLCLGAFLPRGPTDDVLVSQNGYTLETLPLHAVIGTSSARRQAQLLWTRPDLRIVNLRGNIGTRLEKSQTLDAIILAQAGLERLGLSDRISQILPKSIFLPAPAQGSIAVQCLDRLEYHDLLRPIHDTNTEHCTAAERAFLKGLGGGCSLPIAAYAEKINAQIHLRVQVLKPDGSARITQESVGDHPVTLGLELAKICIAEGAHEYLRK; encoded by the coding sequence ATGGGTGCTGTACAGGAGGCCCTTGAAAAGGCCTGGCCCAATCGTTCTTTCGCCATTCAAACAAGGGAAACTCACGGTGATCGGAACGCTCAAGCGCCCCTACCCGAGATTGGTGGCCAAGGGTTGTTTACCGCGGAACTGGGACTCGCGTTATCTGCGGGTGAAATCGACTTGGCGGTTCACAGCCACAAAGATCTCCCGATCGAGCAGCCACGAGACTTGTGCCTTGGCGCCTTCTTGCCCCGTGGACCCACAGACGACGTGCTGGTCAGCCAAAACGGATATACGCTAGAAACGCTTCCCCTGCACGCGGTGATCGGAACCAGCAGCGCACGTCGCCAAGCTCAGCTTTTATGGACTCGCCCGGACCTTCGAATCGTGAACCTGCGTGGCAACATTGGGACTCGTCTGGAGAAAAGCCAAACACTCGATGCAATCATTTTAGCGCAGGCGGGCCTGGAACGGCTCGGTCTTTCCGATCGCATCTCTCAAATACTTCCCAAATCCATTTTTCTACCCGCACCCGCTCAAGGATCGATTGCGGTTCAATGCCTCGACAGGCTTGAGTATCACGATCTCCTTCGTCCCATTCACGATACCAATACGGAACACTGCACTGCTGCAGAACGTGCTTTTTTAAAGGGCCTTGGAGGAGGGTGCTCGCTCCCCATCGCGGCATATGCCGAAAAAATCAACGCTCAGATTCATTTACGGGTTCAGGTTTTGAAGCCGGATGGGTCGGCACGAATCACCCAAGAATCCGTTGGAGATCACCCCGTGACCTTAGGCCTTGAGCTTGCAAAAATCTGCATCGCCGAGGGAGCCCATGAGTATCTTAGAAAATAA